One Dysidea avara chromosome 8, odDysAvar1.4, whole genome shotgun sequence genomic window, CCAATTATACGACGGGACCGTCATAGGAGACTAAATCacctaataatgcagtcacctccttaacccttaaacgtgCATGAAACTTTTAAGGAATTAGTCCTGAATGTGCACAGAACATTTatggaatgcgtgtttacacaaaacaaacttatatGGTGAGGTAAGACAGCCTTTCCTAAATCTATTAGCCTAAAACCATATATCAGtagaaagcttattcattggtCTACTTGGAGAaggctaaataaccactgtaacaacaatggcttacttgttataaagcgaAGAAGATCAATGTCTCGCGCCACATTCTTCGCTTCAATCGTAGTTTCGATTGTGAGTTTAATCACGTGAGCTATATATGGCCTGATTCGCCATTGAATGACCATTCGAATAGTACTTGTTTGAAGCAAATCGGACGAActgtcaaggagttatggatcattttctaaaggtatgtaatatattttttgtggttagttgttgaaaattattttcacaGTGATTTTTGGTCTTATGCTTTGGTcgtagggtaaacccctaggtatcattttaatgcttattacatcacgagtagaatggcACAAGTTACAAAGCCATATGGTAAATGCTTCAAatgttacagcgctttgtttacaaccatgcgtaaaagcctatatataggcttacgCGTTTTCAAGACCATGCGTAatctgcctatatatatatatatataggattatgcgcgtttaagggttaacaagGTCCTGGCCCAAAGGCAACAGAAAATATTATTTGTTAAAAGTATAACAGTTGACATACATTGAGAAATGCTCAGAATCTTGTCACAATCAGTAGCTCCCAACATGACTCTGAACACAAACACTAATATTTAATAGACAACAACAGTAAAATCAAGTCACAAAGTTACTCACTGAAGACATCCACTTTCACTGGTAACACTTTGTACATAACTCTTCAATGATTGCCTAAAGGCTGAAACATTGCTCTCTGAAACCTCCAGAAACATGTGAACTACAACAATCTAAACAACAAGCAAAATGGTAAATGGAAAACTTTTCAGCAAGACATACCGTGTTTTTGCTGTCTTGTGTAACTTCCTCTTCTTCTACCATTTCTAGTTTGATCTACAAGAATAATCAGTAACACTAGTAATCCCCCAAGAGCTGTATAGAAGGGAGTCACAATCTTAACAGAGAAAAATATTCCAGACCAAGTGATCACTTCATTCCCAGACACTTGTAGTTGAGGTACTTGTAAACACTGTACATGACTAATCCAACATGTAGCAAAGCAAGGCATGTTGGTGTCTTAAGTAACAATTTTTATGGACAAGCAAATATGAGTTTTGGATTCCTTATAAAACTTTGCAGtacatgtgaccatctcagcagaAACACACATATTTACACCAGCGTTGACCTTTGTTGATTCTTATTTAACAGTATGTACccttgtttacctgtgtttacccatgGCAAAGGTATTCCTCTACACAGATAGTGGACAGTATACAGTGTATTAGTGAACAAAAATGAATCGTACAGAAGTTTGATGATGTAACCATGTTTACTGTGTTTACCTAGGTATCATTATGATAGTCAGAATTTTGGTCCTATATCATGCCACATATGATATTGTGCATGCTACAGGGAAAAATATGCATGTTAtaatcaagccattattttGGGAAGcaagtctatatatatataccatcttatttgcttGCTAATGGACAGTTCTTTGTCACATGTGTTTATTTGTGATGTAGtagcagtggtggatctagaaattttcagagggggtttcaggttccacttaacttcagcctagcaaaaaaaaaaacaacaacaaaaaaggtcactacctaCTGTTGAACGCCGAGATGAgaatttcaaacacaaaagtatgaagtttcaccagtagaaaaagtcctaatataatacactatgtataactcatggtgattttatcaccaaCATGACGAGTCATAAATAAATTAGGGGCGCGCTGTTTTCAGAGGGGATTTCAGTtgaaccattgcaacccccctgtatccaccactgagTAGATGTACAAAAGATTGTCATAATGTCTTTATTTGAAATGCCTCCTTCATCTCCTTCATCACatgtgactacagggctaacactatacttGCTGATTTATGGTGAACAGTGTAAGCCGAATCGCAACCTTGCAAATTTACCAgtagtatagttgctgtacaaattgattccTACCTTATAGTGCCGTCCATCATTATAGGCTAAAACTTTGGTAACCCACTCCTTGCACACTGTACACAATACTGAGATACTAAAAAACATTTGGAAATTGTGCAAAATTTTACTGAGTGGTCTTATACCACACAGAGTGTATGCAGATAAGATAAATCAAAATGTTTTTACCAACAATGTAGTAATATTACACActagtatgtactgtacaaggTCAAGTACCTTTCCTTCCAACTGATCAATCAGGGTGGATAGTCGATCCATCTCTGAACCAAACTGGTCATTGTATACTACCCCTCCACTAGCAGCAACAGCTATTGGAAGAATAACAcatcaaaaagcagaaaaaataGGCATCACTAACTTCCAACTATAAATACAGTCTTTCAAAAACTGAGTTTTCATTTTAGCCATTATTCTCCACTTACTTGGATTTTTTAGTCTCTGTTTTATAAAGGTGGCCCCCTCAAGCCACTCAGAATAAATCCCCTCCCTCCCACTATCCTGTACAAGAGAGGACAGAGGGAACACTCCTCAGTTGCTGGGAGAACTATAGTCACTCCCAACCACCCTTCATGCTCAGAAGAGGATGTTACTATTCCTCCTCATGGCTGAGGGAGTTGTCTCTGTTGGTAGACAGAGAGTTAATGTGTACTATAGAAAGGataattggaaacagtggaaatggaaaccggaaacggaaagtggaaatagtcaaatcatcatataaatgtgTCCTAGAGTAAAatccttgtttagtggccacctcttaaggACCAatttcttataaagaccacctctgtacaaagaccacattataattatatctCAAAGACGGCTAAggcaccttttataaagatcacccctttacaaagaccacctcttaacagtgcaataatagctaggttccaaacatcttATGTCAGACTGCTTtatcgctgcggtctgcagcagtgcaatatacaaattatggcactggcggtgcctttgaactgcccatgcagagtggtacataaaaGTATTCTACACAAGTAAATGTAGCTcgtacactacaacctattgtATCAATGAAGAGCTTAGTCTTTTTATCTGTtttgagtgcattataacttaatgtaccactctgcgtgggcagttcaaaggcaccgccagtgccataatttgtatattgcactgctgcagaccacagcgagtgcattataacttataatgcactggttgtggttttgtagaccacaacgagtgcattataagttataatgcaccgaccgcagtgcaatatacagatattgtactggctgcggttttgtgcagcatagcacaagtgccggtggcgaagaccactacgacacctcacctaataggtggaaagacacttcacagatcactcgaattcttttacagcccgacatgtaaaggtcgattgtgggccataacgtcaccaatacgtataatgtttacaagcagccaatggcgatcgaaaaagccacgcgggtggccacaactctagtctacatatatataaatgtacttatacaccttactagtctggtgccatcttagctcagattaaactgtagtccacttcgacaatgactcaataaaacaaatatattctaaataatactaacctttacgttcgattgtgggaaccagttttgtcatgccaccagattcgagtttagccagtgtgaataataagaattagactagtatcgtttagtagttaggttttgtttacttaaaccgtctatttagctgctttttttcgctcgagagaatcactatggtgattagtctggtgcttagtctatatggcatgctgagcactacatgatgagagtcgaacagcgaatgcaggttagtgatataacccatagcgtactagttttcaatatctcaggtggctgcagtactgcagggggaacgtcatcgcaacgtctggtttggttacccacaatcgatgttagaaacctggcctttataagtgttacagctgtcctgtgagactctccccacctattaggtgagttgtacataacaattatacaacgtgcactcgtgctctgcctgtataaactcacttgccttcgggcctaacggccctcaggctcgtgcgtttatatcaggcagagcactcgtggccgttgtataactatataatatgacACATTCCGGTACCATAGTAGTATCTgtgctggtacaaactaagtgatgatggcatatgacttgagtgaagtgtggacaaagagatgacattgatatgagtcatgagatacatgtttgaagcttaacaaatattaccatgtaaagtaATGGTCTTTATCAAAGGTGACTACAAAATGAACCTTAGCCATCTAATTAAAATGcagtctttataagaaggtggtctttaacaggtggccactaaacaaaggTTTTAccctacagtacatttataTAACGATGCGACCATTCCTGTTCTCTGTTTCCACTCtccgtttccagtttccatttccactgtttccaattgccacTATAGAAATGATCCTAGTGATTACAGTCTTAAAACCAACCAGTTCAGGCCATTGCTTATATACACCCACTTGTTAGATTTGATTGTGTGTTTGAGTTTTGGTCAACCAACATCACTATGATGACATTATGCCATAGCACAAAATGATGTCTTTGATGGGAATTATCACCTTATTCATTATCTCACTGCTATACACCATTATACAAGCTCACCTGATTCACCAGATACTAGGTGGTGATATTTCTTGTGCCATTTGACCTTTGTCTTTGTATCAGCAGTGTCCACCACTATTGGGAGGTGATTAGCAGAACTGTGGACAAGATAGACTGGATGGTCAACAACACAAATCAGTGATCAATGGATGGTCAACAACACAAATCAGTGATCAAAAGGTAAAAAGAAAGGTATACCGTATACCAGCATTGACCATATTAGGCAGACTGTACAGTACAAGTTATTATAGTAGTGACACTTAGTCACACTATATAACATATCAAAGATGGTACACTTAACCAGCACATCATCCGAGGGGTCTGAAAAATCATCTACGAAAGTTATTTATAGTAACAATTTACTCTGCAAAACTGTTGTCAAAAATGGTCTAAGTCACTTGTTTTCTAACAAGCAGATAAACAAGAAATTCAGACAATTTTGAGGTTTATTTAATATTTACATTGGCCTATATTACACTTCATCAATGACCCCTCAACATTCgcacaaatgatgtaatatatattacacaCCTCACCATTCATTAAGGCCTAACTCAGTCAGGTGATCATTAGCAGACTCCAGTGGTTTACTGGCCACACTAACATGCTCCAGAGCCTGTTGAGAATAGTGTATACAATTACTAACAATGGAATTCACCATGAGTACACTAGTCTCTTTACATGTATAACTATCTATAGGGTATCAACCAGCCATCCTGGTGAAAGGGATCAGATATCTATACATATGTCTTAAAGGAGCATAAGCTAAATATGCATGGCTGTCCTCATTTCAAGGATAAAAACTGAGTACATTGACATATATAAAAACGTAGGACCACAGACAAATATCTGGATCATTGAAGCGTCCCAAATTATACTGTAAAGGGATTGACATTTTGGGACATCCTTTTATTACGGGGCTCCCTCCTACAGTAGTATAAACGACAATACATAACTCTATTGCTAGCCACAAAAAAGTTACTAACTGTTTATAATAAAGTACCAACTActtctacacacaaacacaaccaGACCTCCTTGATCAAGAACCTTGTGGCAAACTTCTCAATTTTGGTCATCTCCtacataacaacaacaacaacacataaTGAAaactacaatacatacatacagcttATCTTATATCCTTACTGTACACAATATACATCAACTCAAGTTAGAACAAATATTTAAGGTAACATGAGGTGTTGTgaaaaaattttcatcattattacacatTATTCGATAGAATTTTATTTGAGAGTATTTTGGCACCACGACAAAATGTAATCCTGTGATTTTGTAAACGTCACATGATGTTGAAAGCTCCATTGCTAAACAATCTGATACGTTTAGCTCAAACTTAATCAAAGCTGTATCTGGGTAATGTGAGTTGAAGCAAAGGGTATGGATAGGAAAAGTTACGTGTGATTCTAACCATGGATGACTAACAGTCTATGCTCCAACCAGCAATTTAGCCTACCTGCAAGGGTCCAACTATCTCATAGAACTCCTCCCAAAAGAATGTGAAATAATCTATGCCCAGACCACTTTGTACAACATGCACGCCTACAAGTCAGATGTTTGTACCTATCTAAGTTTGTCTGTATGTACCAACACAAGCAAAAACATTGAATGGTAAAAGCATGCAAGAATTgaaagtctgtattaaacttccacaaaGGCAAACTTCTACTTTGAAGTGGTTTTTTTTTGGTGGTCTGAAAAATGGGTGTGGTGACACTCTACCCTCCCATTGAGCTCCTCTGGTATTTAAGGTGGCTGGAAACAGTTTCCATATGGCTTCACCACAAAATTTGCAGGGTCTAAAACAATCAAGCTATCATCATGAAGTGTCTTGTACTAACTGAAGTATTTTGTTTTCTACCATCAACAAACAGGAACACACTGGGATACATGTAGCGTAAGTTACAAGTTTAGCTCTTCAGAGTGAACTCTTCCTTTGTGATTGGCACTATGGGACTGGATTTACTATTAGACACTATTCACCATTGTGCAAAGCTACTTTTCTTATCAGGTCCTTAGTTCACACAATAGTTCTACTCATGTCATAACAAGAATTAAAATGACTTTAAAATATTACTGGGCAGAAGCAAGTATAGAAAATCAGCTTCCACACAATTACAGCTTGCTTACCCATCAAAAATTCGACAGTCATATCTTAAAAATCCAGTGAGTAGTTCATTATTGTATCAAGGCTACGTAGTAGCTAGTAACAACAACACACTGATCTCCTTAAATGCAATGATGACCTGCACTTATCACATGTTATTCATTTGCACATGACAGAATCTGGTGGTCAACCACAGCAATGATACTGCTAATGTGATAGCTTATATAACACTGTTGAAGCCTTATAAACTGTTCcacaaaaaaaaccaaaaaaacacacacagagtagCAGATTTTGTAGGCTACCAGAAAAACCATGCAGGATGTCTCTTTGACATGAAAGGGGATATCTCCCCTGTAGAGGAGGTGCGACACGCACACGTGACCACATATGTTTTGTACAGGGAAATTATTTCGTGGTGTTATCAATGAAAAATGCGTGCCGATCAAACTCTTTTCTTATGCTTAATTCAACGGTACAATCAACCCATTCAACCACAGTGGTTCAGATTCAATATGCACAGCCTATTGGAGGAACTGTCACATGATAAATAACTAACCATACGAAATAAAGCCAAGCAGCAAGTTGGGAAGAGAAAACAAGTGAAAATTAACTGCACAAGTGTATAAGTAGCTTTGCAGTTTGCCAAATCTTGTCTATGGATTCATTTTCTGTGAATTTACCACTTGAAGAATGCAATTACTGCAAATTCTTTTCAATAGCGCTTAGTTTGTGTTGGACCTTCTCTGTGTCCCCTGTATATGAGAATGAAGCACCGAGGCTCTGTCGAGAATTTGTGAACACAAAACACTTGAGAAAATATTTGTGTGTGCAAAACAGTTTGTTCAAATAgtacttccttagcagtgtgtATCATCAAaattagagaattacaaaataattatgaaacaTGAAATCACAGTAACTTTTATTAATTTGATAATTCTGTATGCATTATGGCAAACCCGAGTACATGAATCCTGTGGACAAGGAATCCATAAACAACAAAAAATCAAACATGGCTGTTGTGTACTATAaaaagtaacttttaaaattccttattaagATATTATCTGGAGGTACATACTCAAGTACATCACATTGCAGCACAATGAAACAAAGCTACAGAAATAAAGTTGAATGGCACAATGGAAGAATGGTAGCACAGGCATAGCAGGACAGCCCTTTTACATTTGCTAGTAGTACGAAACTATACCAGTGGACTACCCTAAGCGACTGGACGGGTTTCCCGTCAAAGCAGCTTTGTTGCTGTCACACAAAACGATGGAGTAGTGGACCATTCGATATCCCTGTTACACATAAGAATAGTGTAACTAATGATATACGTCACTAACACAagatgccatgtttgaattttaccCATAATAATACTATGGAGTTGCATGATACCTTGTCCAAATGATTCAATGTGCTCCTGTTATAAAAAGTGTGATATGGGACTAGATACAAAAGGTGGATCATTGTCTTATTTGAAACATAGTTTTTTTCCATAATTTAAAATGATATTTTTAGCCATTGGTCAATTTTGTGATGCCACTATTTCATTTCATGGGAAATTTCAGAAATTTCATGGAAAATCCACTATATGGTACTTTTTTGCCAGCACTCTAACTGTATCGCTAAGAGGGGATTCTGAGATGGTTACAAGGAAGCAAGCAAgcatgtatgcatatgtacaaacacacacacacacacacatgtacacacacatgtacacacacatgtacacacacacacacacgtacacacctTATCACCTCATCGGCCTGTCTCATGACAATAGCAGGGTCCTGGAAGAACTGAACCTAGCACCACCTTAGCTTGAACAGTAATGCTGGTGCCGGGTGAGATCACTTTTACGATGCTCTCAGTTGGTGTTAGGTAGCCCAGGATCATTCAAGGTGGCATGAATTGTGCCAAACCGTTTCGTCAGAAAGAGTTGCTAGGGGTCCCACTATGGTCACTGGCTCTTTTGTCTGTGGTTGTGGGAGAACTTTTAATCATTCTGGAGATTTAACTAGACACCATAAGTACTGTTCCGGTCAGCCTCCTCCGCCAAAATAACAGAGTTCCACTGTGGATGTGAAAGAATGTTccatcatacacacacacgcacacctcacacacacacattacacacatgca contains:
- the LOC136263930 gene encoding N-terminal EF-hand calcium-binding protein 1-like isoform X1, yielding MAESDHHALKVKDIVEDISRRADKNDSGSLSLKEFQEFFSDGIMTSEELEELFHLIDTEKTNTLSHSELLAYFQQYMADFEPIFSLTDDLSVAITNNLKSTHNKHQSTEMTKIEKFATRFLIKEALEHVSVASKPLESANDHLTELGLNECSANHLPIVVDTADTKTKVKWHKKYHHLVSGESAVAASGGVVYNDQFGSEMDRLSTLIDQLEGKVSGNEVITWSGIFFSVKIVTPFYTALGGLLVLLIILVDQTRNGRRRGSYTRQQKHDCCSSHVSGGFREQCFSL
- the LOC136263930 gene encoding N-terminal EF-hand calcium-binding protein 1-like isoform X6, coding for MAESDHHALKVKDIVEDISRRADKNDSGSLSLKEFQEFFSDGIMTSEELEELFHLIDTEKTNTLSHSELLAYFQQYMADFEPIFSLTDDLSVAITNNLKSTHNKHQSTEMTKIEKFATRFLIKEALEHVSVASKPLESANDHLTELGLNECSANHLPIVVDTADTKTKVKWHKKYHHLVSGESAVAASGGVVYNDQFGSEMDRLSTLIDQLEGKC
- the LOC136263930 gene encoding N-terminal EF-hand calcium-binding protein 1-like isoform X3, producing the protein MAESDHHALKVKDIVEDISRRADKNDSGSLSLKEFQEFFSDGIMTSEELEELFHLIDTEKTNTLSHSELLAYFQQYMADFEPIFSLTDDLSVAITNNLKSTHNKHQSTEMTKIEKFATRFLIKEALEHVSVASKPLESANDHLTELGLNECSANHLPIVVDTADTKTKVKWHKKYHHLVSGESAVAASGGVVYNDQFGSEMDRLSTLIDQLEGKAEVKWNLKPPLKISRSTTATTSQINTCDKELSISKQIRCMHNIICGMI
- the LOC136263930 gene encoding N-terminal EF-hand calcium-binding protein 1-like isoform X2, which codes for MAESDHHALKVKDIVEDISRRADKNDSGSLSLKEFQEFFSDGIMTSEELEELFHLIDTEKTNTLSHSELLAYFQQYMADFEPIFSLTDDLSVAITNNLKSTHNKHQSTEMTKIEKFATRFLIKEALEHVSVASKPLESANDHLTELGLNECSANHLPIVVDTADTKTKVKWHKKYHHLVSGESAVAASGGVVYNDQFGSEMDRLSTLIDQLEGKAEVKWNLKPPLKISRSTTATTSQINTCDKELSISKQIRWYIYIDLLPKIMA
- the LOC136263930 gene encoding N-terminal EF-hand calcium-binding protein 1-like isoform X5, giving the protein MAESDHHALKVKDIVEDISRRADKNDSGSLSLKEFQEFFSDGIMTSEELEELFHLIDTEKTNTLSHSELLAYFQQYMADFEPIFSLTDDLSVAITNNLKSTHNKHQSTEMTKIEKFATRFLIKEALEHVSVASKPLESANDHLTELGLNECSANHLPIVVDTADTKTKVKWHKKYHHLVSGESAVAASGGVVYNDQFGSEMDRLSTLIDQLEGKDFFYW